A region of Lepus europaeus isolate LE1 chromosome 2, mLepTim1.pri, whole genome shotgun sequence DNA encodes the following proteins:
- the LOC133746756 gene encoding large ribosomal subunit protein eL27-like — protein sequence MGKFTKPGKVVLVLAGCHSGRKAIVVKNTDDGTANRQYSHALVAGTDHYPHEMTDAMGKKKAAKRSKIKSFVKVYNYSHFMATSYSVDIPLDKTVVNKHVFRDPALKCKA from the coding sequence ATGGGTAAGTTCACAAAACCTGGGAAAGTGGTGCTGGTCCTGGCTGGATGTCACTCGGGACGCAAAGCCATTGTTGTGAAGAACACTGATGATGGCACCGCCAACCGCCAATACAGTCATGCACTGGTGGCTGGAACAGACCACTATCCTCATGAAATGACAGATGCCATGGGCAAGAAAAAAGCTGCCAAGAGGTCAAAGATCAAGTCTTTTGTGAAAGTTTACAACTACAGTCACTTCATGGCCACCAGCTACTCTGTGGATATTCCCTTGGACAAAACTGTGGTCAACAAGCATGTCTTCAGGGACCCTGCTCTTAAATGCAAGGCCTGA